Proteins from a single region of Apium graveolens cultivar Ventura chromosome 7, ASM990537v1, whole genome shotgun sequence:
- the LOC141671193 gene encoding nucleobase-ascorbate transporter 1 has translation MADITHLPMEQLQDLEYCIDSNPPWPETILLAFQNYILVLGTSVMIPTILVPLMGGTDGEKARVIQTLLFVAGVNTLLQALFGTRLPAVVGGSFAYVIPVLNIIYDSSLHRIANDHDRFIETMRAIQGALIVASSIQIILGYSQVWGLFSRFFSPLGMAPVVGLVGLGLFQRGFPELGRCVEIGIPMLLLVIGVSQYLKYWRPVREMPVFERFPVLVCVAIIWIYSIILTASGAYRDRPIRTQFSCRTDKANLISTAPWFKFPYPLQWGPPTFSAGHSFAMMSAVLVSMIESTGAYKAASRLAIATPPPAYVLSRGIGWQGIGVLLDGLYGTSIGSSVSVENIGLLGLTRVGSRRVVQISAGFMIFFAILGKFGAVFASIPFPIYAALYCVLFGLVGSVGLSFLQFTNMNSMRNLFITGLSLFLGISIPQFFNEYWTGRHGLVRTNAGWFDAFLNTIFSSPPTVALIIAVFLDNTLEVEKSKKDRGMPWWAKFRTFRGDNRNEEFYTLPFNLNRFFPPT, from the exons CTGAAACCATCTTGTTAGCTTTTCAAAACTACATACTGGTGCTGGGCACAAGTGTTATGATCCCCACTATTCTTGTCCCGCTGATGGGTGGCACTGAT GGGGAGAAAGCACGGGTAATACAAACTTTGTTGTTTGTCGCTGGTGTTAACACACTTCTTCAAGCACTATTTGGAACAAGATTACCAGCTGTAGTTGGAGGATCATTCGCGTATGTCATTCCCGTATTAAATATCATTTATGATTCTTCTCTACACAGAATCGCCAACGATCATGAT AGGTTTATTGAAACAATGCGAGCAATCCAAGGAGCTCTGATTGTAGCATCAAGTATTCAAATAATCCTGGGATACAGCCAAGTGTGGGGTCTCTTCTCAAG GTTTTTCAGTCCTCTTGGCATGGCGCCTGTAGTGGGCTTGGTTGGTTTGGGATTATTTCAAAGAGGATTTCCTGAG TTAGGGAGATGTGTGGAAATTGGGATACCAATGCTGTTGTTGGTCATTGGAGTATCACAG TATCTTAAATATTGGAGACCCGTGAGAGAGATGCCAGTTTTCGAACGTTTTCCTGTATTAGTCTGTGTCGCAATCATTTGGATCTATTCAATAATTTTAACAGCTAGCGGCGCCTACCGGGACAGACCCATTAGAACTCAATTCAGCTGCCGGACAGATAAAGCGAATCTCATCTCTACTGCCCCTTG GTTTAAGTTTCCTTATCCTCTGCAGTGGGGTCCACCTACTTTTTCAGCTGGACATTCATTTGCAATGATGTCTGCTGTTCTAGTGTCAATGATTGAG TCTACTGGTGCATACAAGGCCGCCTCTCGGCTTGCAATTGCTACCCCACCTCCTGCCTATGTATTGAGCCGGGGAATTGGTTGGCAG GGAATTGGTGTTTTACTTGATGGTCTTTATGGAACCAGCATAGGTTCTTCAGTATCTGT GGAAAACATTGGGCTCCTTGGGCTGACTCGAGTTGGAAGTCGCAGAGTTGTTCAGATTTCTGCAGGCTTCATGATATTCTTCGCAATCTTAG GAAAATTTGGAGCTGTTTTTGCATCTATACCTTTTCCTATATATGCCGCATTATATTGTGTTCTTTTTGGTCTTGTAG GTTCAGTTGGTCTATCATTTCTGCAGTTCACTAACATGAACTCTATGAGAAATCTGTTTATAACTGGGTTGTCTCTGTTCCTCGGAATATCTATTCCTCAATTTTTCAACGAGTACTGGACTGGTCGCCATGGTCTTGTTCGCACTAATGCTGGCTGG TTCGATGCATTCTTGAACACAATATTCTCATCACCACCGACAGTGGCGCTTATTATTGCAGTGTTTCTTGACAACACACTGGAGGTAGAAAAGTCAAAGAAAGACCGGGGAATGCCCTGGTGGGCAAAATTCAGAACCTTTAGAGGCGACAACAGAAACGAGGAATTTTACACTTTGCCTTTCAATCTCAACAGATTCTTCCCACCTACATAG
- the LOC141671192 gene encoding uncharacterized protein LOC141671192 isoform X1, protein MENRQEKKIKVKKQEEFMEIKLKHKVFVGGKRESSTPTTSWKIGLAQSDGSLAHVQNSNIPIVNTLSARKLGANLKKTNSHIKDINMNKGDSGISRYYYEKEKSVEHQSHMVEPPDEAKEQPSSSSSLRGQIAATLFQHHQFVRINGHGLQPVSLASPNTSLEVAPYYSAVTPASPLDFTDQGELIYNAKTSAELLKVLNQIWSLEEQHAANLSLIKTLQRELEHSQAQNDKLLQEKERDRRKINKMMEQNASDIAVRRVKEQDRTRNAVLSVSNELGSERTLRKHSESLHRKAQELAEVKSFFSNSLEEIKRERKARILLENLCDEFAIGITEYEQKARSLKHRPDKGVFCRERPEQLILHISESWLDERMQMKVAATPCAKSTIVEKLSMEIESFLQSKQAVRFKNVNGLTFKTAKRNSLRRFSLESFHLNDAASAPRNGDCEEDSIGSGLKSLDFDEHFSSTRTNDASKLLNDCGKMLTKSNPSCNKIQPGGVFKSNKYHSSSQNQFHKHSFSTMSSDENNVRVENYRKSETTETSQEGKQKRAESHDLYQDHVLHSLTRNYSLSRNDGKLLNEKPCTDDSLDHSASSSHHTIKQEIQLRITTSKPEVSESSRTGLQGIKTNSLKARLLEAKLESRHSLMKNPKAPKY, encoded by the exons ATGGAGAATAGACAAGAAAAAAAGATAAAGGTCAAAAAGCAAGAGGAATTTATGGAAATAAAGTTGAAACACAAGGTTTTTGTTGGAGGGAAAAGGGAAAGTTCTACTCCAACTACAAGTTGGAAAATTGGGCTAGCTCAATCTGATGGTTCTTTAGCCCATGTTCAAAATTCTAATATTCCCATTGTTAACACTCTTTCAGCCAGAAAACTTGGTGCCAATCTCAAGAAAACTAACAGCCACATTAAGGACATTAACATGAACAAGGGTGACTCTGGGATCAGTAGATACTATTATGAGAAAGAGAAGAGTGTTGAGCATCAAAGCCATATGGTCGAACCTCCTGATGAAGCCAAAGAACAG CCCTCCAGTTCTAGTAGTTTAAGAGGACAAATAGCTGCTACACTATTTCAACACCATCAATTTGTCCGAATAAATGGCCATGGCCTGCAGCCTGTATCACTGGCAAGCCCTAATACCTCACTCGAG GTTGCACCTTACTACTCTGCCGTCACCCCAGCAAGTCCTTTGGACTTTACTGATCAAGGAGAGCTAATTTACAATGCTAAGACATCTGCGGAACTACTTAAAGTACTTAACCAAATTTGGAGTTTGGAAGAGCAACATGCTGCTAATTTATCATTGATCAAGACACTGCAAAGGGAACTGGAACACTCCCAAGCACAAAATGACAAGTTGCTACAAGAAAAGGAAAGGGATAGACGAAAGATAAATAAAATGATGGAACAAAATGCTTCAGATATAGCAGTTAGGAGAGTAAAAGAACAGGACCGAACCAGAAATGCAGTTCTGTCTGTGAGTAATGAGCTAGGAAGTGAGAGAACGCTAAGAAAACATTCTGAAAGTCTTCACCGAAAAGCTCAAGAACTTGCAGAAGTGAAATCCTTCTTTTCTAATTCTCTGGAAGAAATAAAACGAGAGAGAAAGGCACGGATTCTATTGGAAAATTTGTGTGATGAATTTGCTATAGGGATTACAGAGTATGAGCAGAAGGCCAGGTCTTTAAAACACAGGCCTGATAAGGGTGTGTTTTGTAGGGAACGCCCTGAGCAGCTGATTCTCCACATTTCTGAATCATGGCTAGACGAGCGGATGCAAATGAAAGTAGCAGCGACTCCATGTGCTAAAAGCACAATTGTGGAGAAGTTGAGCATGGAAATAGAATCCTTTCTTCAGTCTAAGCAAGCTGTTCGTTTTAAGAATGTTAATGGATTAACCTTTAAAACGGCAAAGAGAAATAGCCTGCGCAGATTTTCTCTGGAATCCTTTCACTTGAATGATGCTGCAAGTGCTCCTCGAAATGGGGATTGTGAAGAAGATTCTATAGGTAGTGGTTTGAAGTCTTTAGATTTCGATGAGCATTTTAGTAGCACACGAACGAATGATGCCTCCAAGTTACTTAATGACTGTGGTAAAATGTTAACAAAGTCAAATCCTAGCTGCAACAAAATCCAGCCCGGAGGTGTTTTCAAGAGCAATAAATATCACTCTAGCTCACAAAACCAGTTCCATAAACATAGCTTCTCAACTATGTCATCAGATGAGAACAATGTTAGAGTTGAAAACTACAGGAAATCAGAAACTACTGAAACTTCACAAGAAGGTAAGCAAAAAAGAGCGGAATCTCATGATCTCTACCAAGACCATGTGCTCCACTCTTTAACTAGAAATTATTCGCTGTCAAGAAATGATGGAAAGCTTCTGAATGAGAAGCCATGTACAGATGATTCTTTAGATCATTCTGCATCCTCAAGTCATCACACAATAAAACAAGAGATACAGTTAAGAATCACAACATCAAAGCCTGAAGTTTCTGAATCATCGAGAACAGGGCTTCAAGGTATAAAGACAAACTCCTTAAAGGCCAGGCTACTCGAGGCAAAATTGGAGAGTCGGCATTCTTTAATGAAAAATCCCAAAGCTCCTAAATATTGA
- the LOC141671192 gene encoding uncharacterized protein LOC141671192 isoform X2, giving the protein MENRQEKKIKVKKQEEFMEIKLKHKVFVGGKRESSTPTTSWKIGLAQSDGSLAHVQNSNIPIVNTLSARKLGANLKKTNSHIKDINMNKGDSGISRYYYEKEKSVEHQSHMVEPPDEAKEQVAPYYSAVTPASPLDFTDQGELIYNAKTSAELLKVLNQIWSLEEQHAANLSLIKTLQRELEHSQAQNDKLLQEKERDRRKINKMMEQNASDIAVRRVKEQDRTRNAVLSVSNELGSERTLRKHSESLHRKAQELAEVKSFFSNSLEEIKRERKARILLENLCDEFAIGITEYEQKARSLKHRPDKGVFCRERPEQLILHISESWLDERMQMKVAATPCAKSTIVEKLSMEIESFLQSKQAVRFKNVNGLTFKTAKRNSLRRFSLESFHLNDAASAPRNGDCEEDSIGSGLKSLDFDEHFSSTRTNDASKLLNDCGKMLTKSNPSCNKIQPGGVFKSNKYHSSSQNQFHKHSFSTMSSDENNVRVENYRKSETTETSQEGKQKRAESHDLYQDHVLHSLTRNYSLSRNDGKLLNEKPCTDDSLDHSASSSHHTIKQEIQLRITTSKPEVSESSRTGLQGIKTNSLKARLLEAKLESRHSLMKNPKAPKY; this is encoded by the exons ATGGAGAATAGACAAGAAAAAAAGATAAAGGTCAAAAAGCAAGAGGAATTTATGGAAATAAAGTTGAAACACAAGGTTTTTGTTGGAGGGAAAAGGGAAAGTTCTACTCCAACTACAAGTTGGAAAATTGGGCTAGCTCAATCTGATGGTTCTTTAGCCCATGTTCAAAATTCTAATATTCCCATTGTTAACACTCTTTCAGCCAGAAAACTTGGTGCCAATCTCAAGAAAACTAACAGCCACATTAAGGACATTAACATGAACAAGGGTGACTCTGGGATCAGTAGATACTATTATGAGAAAGAGAAGAGTGTTGAGCATCAAAGCCATATGGTCGAACCTCCTGATGAAGCCAAAGAACAG GTTGCACCTTACTACTCTGCCGTCACCCCAGCAAGTCCTTTGGACTTTACTGATCAAGGAGAGCTAATTTACAATGCTAAGACATCTGCGGAACTACTTAAAGTACTTAACCAAATTTGGAGTTTGGAAGAGCAACATGCTGCTAATTTATCATTGATCAAGACACTGCAAAGGGAACTGGAACACTCCCAAGCACAAAATGACAAGTTGCTACAAGAAAAGGAAAGGGATAGACGAAAGATAAATAAAATGATGGAACAAAATGCTTCAGATATAGCAGTTAGGAGAGTAAAAGAACAGGACCGAACCAGAAATGCAGTTCTGTCTGTGAGTAATGAGCTAGGAAGTGAGAGAACGCTAAGAAAACATTCTGAAAGTCTTCACCGAAAAGCTCAAGAACTTGCAGAAGTGAAATCCTTCTTTTCTAATTCTCTGGAAGAAATAAAACGAGAGAGAAAGGCACGGATTCTATTGGAAAATTTGTGTGATGAATTTGCTATAGGGATTACAGAGTATGAGCAGAAGGCCAGGTCTTTAAAACACAGGCCTGATAAGGGTGTGTTTTGTAGGGAACGCCCTGAGCAGCTGATTCTCCACATTTCTGAATCATGGCTAGACGAGCGGATGCAAATGAAAGTAGCAGCGACTCCATGTGCTAAAAGCACAATTGTGGAGAAGTTGAGCATGGAAATAGAATCCTTTCTTCAGTCTAAGCAAGCTGTTCGTTTTAAGAATGTTAATGGATTAACCTTTAAAACGGCAAAGAGAAATAGCCTGCGCAGATTTTCTCTGGAATCCTTTCACTTGAATGATGCTGCAAGTGCTCCTCGAAATGGGGATTGTGAAGAAGATTCTATAGGTAGTGGTTTGAAGTCTTTAGATTTCGATGAGCATTTTAGTAGCACACGAACGAATGATGCCTCCAAGTTACTTAATGACTGTGGTAAAATGTTAACAAAGTCAAATCCTAGCTGCAACAAAATCCAGCCCGGAGGTGTTTTCAAGAGCAATAAATATCACTCTAGCTCACAAAACCAGTTCCATAAACATAGCTTCTCAACTATGTCATCAGATGAGAACAATGTTAGAGTTGAAAACTACAGGAAATCAGAAACTACTGAAACTTCACAAGAAGGTAAGCAAAAAAGAGCGGAATCTCATGATCTCTACCAAGACCATGTGCTCCACTCTTTAACTAGAAATTATTCGCTGTCAAGAAATGATGGAAAGCTTCTGAATGAGAAGCCATGTACAGATGATTCTTTAGATCATTCTGCATCCTCAAGTCATCACACAATAAAACAAGAGATACAGTTAAGAATCACAACATCAAAGCCTGAAGTTTCTGAATCATCGAGAACAGGGCTTCAAGGTATAAAGACAAACTCCTTAAAGGCCAGGCTACTCGAGGCAAAATTGGAGAGTCGGCATTCTTTAATGAAAAATCCCAAAGCTCCTAAATATTGA